The Girardinichthys multiradiatus isolate DD_20200921_A chromosome 6, DD_fGirMul_XY1, whole genome shotgun sequence genome window below encodes:
- the rpe65a gene encoding retinoid isomerohydrolase yields the protein MVSRFEHPAGSYKKIFETCEELAEPLPATVTGRIPSFLKGSLLRLGPGLFEVGDEPFYHLFDGQALMHKFDFKNGQVTYYRKFIRTDAYVRAITEKRVVITEFGTFAYPDPCKNIFSRFFSYFKGVEVTDNCLVNVYPIGEDFYAVTETNYITKVNTDTLETLKKVDMCNYININGITAHPHIETDGTVYNIGNCMGKGATLAYNIVRIPPTQKDKSDPIEKSKVVVQFPSAERFKPSYVHSFGMSENYFVFVETPVKINLLKFLSAWSIRGSNYMDCFESNESQGTIFHIAKKDPGEYIDLKFKGAAIGMFHHINTYEDQGFIVVDLCSWKGFEFVYNYLWLANLRANWEEVKKAAMMAPQPEVRRYVIPLDVHKEEQGKNLVSLPYTTATAVMHADGMIWLEPEVLFSGPRQAFEFPQINYQRYGGKNYTYAYGLGLNHFIPDRICKLNVKTKETWVWQEPESYPSEPLFVQTPDGVDEDDGVILTIVAAPGSQRPAYMLILNAKDLSEIARAEVECSIPVTFHGMYKQ from the exons ATGGTCAGCAG ATTTGAACACCCAGCTGGTAGCTACAAGAAAATCTTTGAGACGTGCGAGGAGCTTGCTGAACCTTTGCCAGCAACAGTCACAG GTAGAATTCCCTCATTTCTGAAGGGAAGTCTTCTCCGTCTGGGACCTGGACTATTTGAGGTTGGAGATGAACCTTTCTATCACCTCTTTGACGGACAGGCCCTTATGCATAAATTCGACTTTAAGAATGGCCAGGTCACTTACTACAGGAA GTTCATCCGAACAGATGCATACGTCCGAGCCATCACAGAAAAACGTGTGGTTATCACTGAGTTTGGGACATTTGCCTACCCAGATCCCTGCAAAAATATCTTCTCCAG gtttttctcctattttaaaGGAGTTGAGGTCACAGACAACTGCCTGGTCAATGTTTACCCTATAGGAGAGGATTTCTATGCTGTGACAGAAACTAACTACATCACTAAAGTGAACACAGATACACTGGAGACCCTAAAGAAG GTTGACATGTGTAACTACATAAACATCAATGGAATCACAGCTCATCCCCATATTGAGACAGATGGCACTGTATATAACATTGGAAACTGCATGGGAAAAGGTGCAACACTGGCCTACAACATTGTGAGGATCCCTCCCACACAGAAAG ATAAGTCAGACCCTATTGAGAAGTCCAAAGTGGTGGTGCAGTTTCCCAGTGCTGAGAGGTTCAAGCCATCTTATGTGCACAG CTTTGGCATGTCAGAAAACTACTTTGTCTTTGTTGAGACCCCAGTGAAGATCAACCtgttgaagttcctcagcgccTGGAGCATCCGAGGTTCCAATTACATGGACTGCTTCGAGTCTAATGAAAGCCAAGGA ACCATTTTCCACATTGCCAAGAAAGACCCTGGAGAGTACATCGACCTGAAGTTTAAAGGAGCAGCGATTGGCATGTTCCACCACATCAACACCTATGAGGACCAAGGATTCATTGTTGTTGACCTGTGCTCATGGAAAGG ATTTGAGTTTGTTTACAACTACCTATGGTTGGCCAACCTAAGAGCCAACTGGGAGGAGGTAAAGAAGGCAGCCATGATGGCACCCCAGCCAGAGGTGCGGAGATATGTCATCCCTCTTGACGTCCACAAG GAGGAGCAGGGGAAGAATCTTGTGAGTCTGCCGTACACCACAGCCACAGCTGTCATGCATGCTGACGGGATGATCTGGCTGGAGCCTGAGGTGCTCTTCTCCGGACCTCGTCAAG CCTTTGAGTTTCCACAGATTAACTATCAAAGGTACGGAGGGAAGAATTACACATACGCCTATGGCCTGGGACTCAACCATTTCATACCAGACAGG ATCTGCAAACTGAATGTGAAGACCAAGGAGACCTGGGTTTGGCAAGAGCCTGAATCTTATCCATCAGAGCCCTTGTTTGTTCAGACTCCAGATGGGGTAGATGAAGATGATG GAGTCATCCTTACCATTGTTGCAGCTCCTGGTTCCCAGAGGCCAGCATATATGCTCATACTAAATGCCAAGGATCTGTCAGAGATCGCAAGGGCAGAAGTAGAGTGCTCCATTCCCGTCACTTTTCACGGGATGTACAAACAGTGA
- the LOC124870183 gene encoding RING finger protein 11-like has protein sequence MGNCLKSPTSDDISLLHESQSDRASFGDGTDPDLEPPPPYQEQAHMPMYHPTPSQARLATQLTEEEQIRIAQRIGLIQHLPKGVYDGGPDGSEKKIRECVICMLDFVYGDPIRFLPCMHIYHMDCIDDWLMRSFTCPSCMEPVDAALLSTYGPTDFSPDA, from the exons ATGGGCAACTGCCTGAAGTCCCCAACATCCGACGACATCTCTCTACTCCATGAGTCCCAGTCCGACAGGGCGAGTTTCGGTGACGGGACAGATCCCGACTTGGAGCCCCCTCCTCCGTACCAG GAGCAGGCTCACATGCCCATGTACCACCCGACACCCAGTCAGGCCCGCCTGGCCACCCAGCTGACGGAGGAGGAGCAGATCCGCATAGCTCAGCGCATCGGCCTCATCCAGCACCTCCCTAAAGGCGTTTATGATGGAGGTCCAGACGGTTCAGAGAAGAAGATAAGGGA atgcGTGATCTGTATGCTGGACTTTGTTTACGGAGACCCCATTCGGTTCTTGCCATGTATGCACATCTATCACATGGACTGTATAGACGACTGGCTGATGAGATCCTTCACCTGCCCCTCCTGCATGGAGCCCGTTGATGCTGCCCTGCTCTCCACTTACGGACCAACCGATTTCTCCCCTGATGCTTAG